The following are encoded in a window of Catharus ustulatus isolate bCatUst1 chromosome 12, bCatUst1.pri.v2, whole genome shotgun sequence genomic DNA:
- the FAM81A gene encoding protein FAM81A, translating to MAHRSPIFPTLAPSERRVRNIPLHSQALTAVPLASASLVDQLEDRILSHEKTTAALVEHAFRIKEDIVSTLHRMQNKGGGDRLARQLLEEHIRNITAIVRQLNRDIEMLQEQIRVRDNLSYGTNSTLKSLEMRQLSGLGDLRGRVARCDAGLARLSAEHKITYERLQSLSKDQHTSKLILESKIKEAEIQISHLLSRVEQSIIQQEAKLKIAYKESNQQLQVLDTKLKDAVEELSNQILSARSWLEQEHGRTEKELVQKIDQLSLTFKESTEMSERGIEMKFNQMAEKIERIEEMQKITMEAHEAKQTEEKINIRIAKLQNDINEDIKEMKAEVNAGFAAIYESIGSLRQVLEAKMKLDRDELQKQIHQMKQEVPRWGEAGP from the exons ATGGCCCACCGAAGCCCAATCTTCCCAACTCTTGCCCCTTCTGAAAG acGGGTCCGGAACATCCCgctgcacagccaggcactgACAGCGGTGCCGCTGGCATCCGCCAGCCTGGTGGATCAGCTGGAGGACAGAATCCTGAGCCATGAGAAAACAACAGCAGCCCTTGTGGAACACGCTTTTCGCATTAAGGAGGACATTGTTTCCACGCTGCACAGAATGCAGAACAAAGGGGGAGGTGACCGGCTGGcaaggcagctcctggaggaaCACATCCGAAACATAACCGCGATAGTGAGGCAGCTCAATCGGGACATCGAG ATGCTGCAGGAACAGATACGTGTCAGAGACAATCTCAGCTATGGAACAAATTCTACCCTGAAGAGTCTTGAAATGCGGCAGCTTTCTGGCCTAGGAGATCTTCGGGGAAGAGTTGCCAG GTGTGATGCTGGGTTAGCCAGGCTGTCTGCAGAGCATAAAATTACGTATGAAAGACTTCAGAGTCTAAGTAAAGACCAACATACCTCCAAGCTGATCTTAGAATCTAAAATCAAAGAGGCAGAAATACAG ATCTCTCATCTGCTGAGCAGAGTAGAGCAATCGATAATACAACAAGAAGCAAAGCTGAAGATTGCCTACAAAGAGAGCAACCAACAGCTGCAAGTCCTGGACACAAA ATTAAAAGATGCTGTTGAGGAGCTCAGCAATCAGATTTTGTCTGCACGGAGCTGGTTGGAACAGGAGCACGGAAGGACTGAAAAAGAGCTCGTGCAAAAAATCGACCAACTCTCACTGACTTTTAAGGAAAGCACA GAAATGAGTGAGAGAGGTATTGAGATGAAATTCAACCAAATGGCAGAGAAAATTGAGAGAATTGAAGAAATGCAGAAGATAACCATGGAAGCACATGAAGCAAAACAGACtgaagaaaagataaatattcGCATTGCCAAACTTCAAAATGACATAAATGAAGatataaaagaaatgaaagctgAAGTTAATGCTG GGTTTGCAGCTATCTATGAGAGCATTGGGTCTCTACGGCAAGTTCTAGAAGCAAAAATGAAGCTGGACAGAGATGAACTGCAGAAGCAGATCCACCAAATGAAGCAGGAGGTTCCAAGATGGGGAGAAGCTGGACCATGA